Within Amycolatopsis sp. cg5, the genomic segment CTCGGTCAGGAAGATCGACATGTCACGCACCTGCCGCAGCGAGCTCGGCGGCCTTGTCGGCCGCGTTGTCCATGGTGTCCACGACGGTCACCAACGGGTGATTGGCGTCCGCCAGAATGCGGCGGCCTTCTTCGACGTTGTTGCCGTCGAGCCGGACCACCAGCGGCTTGGTCGCCTCGTCGCCGAGGATCTTCAGCGCTTCGACGATGCCGTTGGCGACCGCGTCGCAGGCGGTGATGCCACCGAAGACGTTCACGAAGACGCTCTTGACGTCGGTGTCGTTGAGGATGACGTCCAGACCGGCCGCCATGACCTGCGCCGAGGCGCCGCCACCGATGTCGAGGAAGTTGGCGGGCTTGACGCCGCCGTGCTTCTCACCCGCGTACGCCACGACGTCCAAAGTGGACATGACGAGGCCCGCGCCGTTGCCGATGATGCCGACCTGGCCATCGAGCTTGACGTAGTTGAGGTCCGCGGCCTTGGCCTTGGCCTCGAGGGGGTTCTCGGCCTGCTTGTCGACGAGCGCCTCGTGGTCGGGGTGCCGGAAGCCGGCGTTCTCGTCCAGGGTCACCTTGCCGTCGAGGGCGATGATCTTGTCCTGCGGGTCGCGGACCAGCGGGTTGACCTCGACCAGCGTCGCGTCCTCGGAGACGAAGGTCTCCCAGAGCTTGACGACGACGTCGGCGGCCTCGTCGATGATCTCGGCCGGGAACTTGCCCGCGGTCAGGATCTCCAGCGCCTTCGCCTTGTCCACACCGGCGATCGCGTCGACGGGGATCTTGGCGAGCGCCTCGGGGCGCTCCACGGCGAGCTGCTCGATCTCGACGCCACCTTCGGCGGACGCCATCGCGAGGAAGGTCCGGTTGGCACGGTCAAGCAGGAAGGAGAAGTAGTACTCGGACGCGATGTCCGAGGCCTCCGCCACCAGCACGCGGTGCACGATGTGGCCCTTGATGTCGAGGCCGAGGATGGCTTCCGCCTTCTCGGCGGCCTCGTCGGGGGTCTGGGCGAGCTTGACGCCGCCCGCCTTGCCGCGGCCACCGGTCTTCACCTGGGCCTTGACGACGACCTGGTTGCCGATCTGCTCCGCGGCAGCCTTGGCTTCTTCGGGGTTGCTAGCCACGGCACCCGGCAGAACCGGTACACCATGGGCGGCGAAGAGATCCCTCGCCTGGTACTCGTAGAGGTCCACTACTCCAGTCTCCTGACGACACGCCACTGTGTTGGTCCGGGCTACCCGAACCGCTGCTGCTGTCGGACCAGATGAGGTTAGCGACCTGCGGAGAAGCAGGGGACTCCGCACCTGGTGAACTCGGTCACGAGACGCCGTTTACCGGTGTGAGTCCACCCACTTCACGGCTTCTTCCGCCGTTTCGAAGCGGGTTTCGGCGCCCGCGGCTGCCCCGATCGTGAACAGCCGCACATCGCCGATCGACTCGGCCAATCCGTCAAGTTTCCGCCCGGCGGCGACCGAGACGCCCACTACGTCCGGATCTTCCTGTTCGGCCGTCCGGACGATCTGGTCCACTGTGGTCAGTTCACCGGTGTAGACGACCTCGGCGCCCGCGTCGCGCAGCAGCCTGGCCAGCTCCACACAGGGTTCGCCGAACTCGACCAGCACGACACGGATCACTTCGCGCTCCGCGCCGAGAGGCCGGCCGAGACGATCAGCGCGACAAGGCAGAGCAGCGCGAGCCAGAACCCGAGTCCGGCGTGCGCGCCCTCGACCCTGCCGCTGAGGAACGGCAGCTCGGCCACCCGCAGCACGACGACGACCGCGGCGCCGAGCAGCAGGATCGCGCCCTTGGCCGGACGGCTGCGCGTCGCGAACGCGATGGCGCCCACCACGGCGACCAGCCCGGCGAGCAGGCCCCACGACGAGACGTCGAAGTTCGAGAAGACACCGGGCGCGACGTAGTCGGGCGCGCTGACGACCGGGAGCGCGAACGCGAGCACGGCGAGCACACCCGCCAGGCCGAGCGGCACGGCCAGCGCCGGTCCGAGCGCGGGCTTGCGGAGTTCCTCGGCCTCTTCGCGCTCGACGACCCCGGTGACGACGGAGGCCACGGCCGCCGCGGCCGCGGCGAACATCGCGAGGCTGGTCAGCACGACACCAGGCCCGATCGTGAACGCGTTCGCCACCTGTGTCGCCTTGACCGGCGTCGCGAGCACGGCCGCGCCGGTGAGCACGACGCCGGTCCAGGCGACCGACAACGCGGGCCGCGCGACCGGCGCCAGCGCGAGCGCACCGGTCGCCACCCCGGCGATGAGCAGC encodes:
- a CDS encoding cobalamin-dependent protein (Presence of a B(12) (cobalamin)-binding domain implies dependence on cobalamin itself, in one of its several forms, or in some unusual lineages, dependence on a cobalamin-like analog.); translation: MIRVVLVEFGEPCVELARLLRDAGAEVVYTGELTTVDQIVRTAEQEDPDVVGVSVAAGRKLDGLAESIGDVRLFTIGAAAGAETRFETAEEAVKWVDSHR
- the sucC gene encoding ADP-forming succinate--CoA ligase subunit beta, coding for MDLYEYQARDLFAAHGVPVLPGAVASNPEEAKAAAEQIGNQVVVKAQVKTGGRGKAGGVKLAQTPDEAAEKAEAILGLDIKGHIVHRVLVAEASDIASEYYFSFLLDRANRTFLAMASAEGGVEIEQLAVERPEALAKIPVDAIAGVDKAKALEILTAGKFPAEIIDEAADVVVKLWETFVSEDATLVEVNPLVRDPQDKIIALDGKVTLDENAGFRHPDHEALVDKQAENPLEAKAKAADLNYVKLDGQVGIIGNGAGLVMSTLDVVAYAGEKHGGVKPANFLDIGGGASAQVMAAGLDVILNDTDVKSVFVNVFGGITACDAVANGIVEALKILGDEATKPLVVRLDGNNVEEGRRILADANHPLVTVVDTMDNAADKAAELAAAGA